Proteins encoded within one genomic window of Desulfonatronum thiodismutans:
- the ribH gene encoding 6,7-dimethyl-8-ribityllumazine synthase, whose protein sequence is MHHLETIEGRLDATGLRFAILASRFNDFIVDRLVGGAVDYLVRHGAARADLTLVRIPGAYEMPLAAKRLAETKRFHGVVCLGAVIRGSTPHFDYVSAEVSKGLAQVMMDTGVPVGFGVLTTDTLEQAVERAGSKAGNKGVDAAAATLEMIRVLEQV, encoded by the coding sequence ATGCATCATCTTGAAACCATTGAAGGCCGTCTGGACGCTACCGGGCTGCGTTTCGCGATTCTGGCCAGCCGGTTCAACGACTTCATCGTGGACCGCCTCGTGGGAGGTGCCGTGGACTACCTGGTTCGGCACGGCGCGGCCAGGGCGGATTTGACGCTGGTCCGGATTCCAGGGGCCTACGAAATGCCTCTGGCAGCCAAACGGCTGGCGGAGACGAAGCGCTTTCACGGCGTCGTCTGCCTGGGTGCTGTGATTCGCGGCTCCACCCCGCATTTCGACTACGTCTCGGCCGAGGTCTCCAAGGGGCTGGCCCAGGTGATGATGGACACCGGGGTTCCCGTGGGCTTCGGCGTCCTGACCACGGACACCCTGGAACAGGCCGTGGAGCGGGCCGGGAGCAAGGCCGGGAACAAGGGCGTGGACGCCGCGGCCGCGACCCTGGAAATGATTCGCGTCCTGGAACAGGTCTGA
- a CDS encoding bifunctional 3,4-dihydroxy-2-butanone-4-phosphate synthase/GTP cyclohydrolase II, whose amino-acid sequence MALCSIEEAIEDIRQGRMIILVDDENRENEGDLTIAAQSVTPEIINFMAIHGRGLICLAMEQELVETLDLPMMATRNESRFGTAFTVSIEARSGVSTGISAYDRATTILTAVADDAKAEDIVSPGHVFPLRAKKGGVLVRAGQTEGSVDLARLAGMKSAAVICEIMRDDGNMARMPDLEEFAAKHNMKIASIADLIRYRMKHDALSVRRVGEANLPTCNGGDFRVFAYESDLDNSVHLALVKGEINSEEPVLVRVHSQCLTGDVFGSLRCDCGPQLQAAMRIIAEEGNGVILYMRQEGRGIGLANKIKAYCLQDSGRDTVEANVDLGFAPDLRDYGVGAQILVDLGVSKMRLMTNNPKKIVGLEGYGLEVAGRVPVEVQACEQNLQYLLTKKEKMGHMLDFKADKEKANASS is encoded by the coding sequence ATGGCACTGTGCAGCATCGAAGAGGCCATCGAGGACATCCGTCAGGGGCGGATGATCATTCTTGTGGACGACGAGAACAGGGAGAACGAAGGCGATCTGACCATCGCGGCCCAGAGCGTGACTCCGGAGATCATCAATTTCATGGCCATTCACGGCCGGGGCTTGATCTGTCTGGCCATGGAGCAAGAGTTGGTGGAAACGCTGGATCTGCCCATGATGGCCACCCGGAACGAGTCGCGGTTCGGCACGGCCTTCACCGTGTCCATCGAGGCCCGTTCCGGCGTGTCCACGGGGATTTCGGCCTATGACCGGGCCACCACGATTCTGACCGCCGTGGCCGACGACGCCAAGGCCGAGGACATTGTCTCTCCGGGACACGTTTTCCCGTTGCGGGCCAAAAAGGGCGGGGTGCTTGTCCGGGCCGGGCAGACCGAAGGCAGCGTGGATTTGGCCCGTCTGGCCGGTATGAAATCCGCTGCGGTGATCTGCGAGATCATGCGCGACGACGGCAACATGGCCCGGATGCCCGACTTGGAGGAATTCGCGGCCAAGCACAACATGAAGATCGCGTCCATCGCCGATCTAATCCGCTACCGGATGAAGCACGACGCCCTTTCCGTGCGCCGGGTAGGCGAGGCCAATTTGCCCACCTGCAATGGAGGAGACTTTCGGGTTTTCGCCTATGAAAGCGACTTGGACAACAGTGTCCACTTGGCCTTGGTCAAGGGCGAAATTAATTCGGAAGAACCGGTCCTGGTCCGGGTGCACAGCCAGTGCCTGACCGGGGACGTTTTCGGCTCCCTGCGCTGTGACTGCGGACCCCAGCTCCAGGCGGCAATGCGGATTATCGCCGAGGAAGGCAACGGTGTGATCCTGTACATGCGCCAGGAGGGCCGCGGGATCGGTCTGGCCAACAAAATCAAGGCCTATTGTCTGCAGGACAGCGGCCGGGACACCGTGGAGGCCAACGTGGACCTGGGCTTTGCCCCGGACCTGCGGGATTACGGGGTCGGCGCGCAGATTCTCGTGGACCTGGGCGTGAGCAAGATGCGGCTGATGACCAACAATCCCAAAAAGATCGTCGGCCTGGAGGGCTACGGCCTGGAAGTGGCTGGACGGGTTCCGGTGGAAGTCCAGGCCTGCGAGCAGAACCTGCAATATCTGCTGACCAAGAAGGAAAAAATGGGACACATGCTGGATTTCAAAGCTGACAAGGAGAAGGCCAATGCATCATCTTGA
- the nusB gene encoding transcription antitermination factor NusB: protein METPKVHRRAARRRALQCVFALSFQKSENTEQVRRTFSTLPVDDDAPDEGNESGKAGKCEVGSPKETTPQTPLPEDQEFGLGLVTGVFGRLDEIDAVIRRFSKHWKIERIAKAELSILRLGVYELLYEPDIPLRVSINEAVELSKEFADDNSFPFVNGILDAVARAVSHGEFGIRKQF from the coding sequence ATGGAAACCCCGAAGGTACACCGACGAGCGGCTCGCAGGCGGGCTTTGCAGTGCGTCTTTGCCCTGAGCTTTCAGAAATCTGAAAATACGGAACAGGTCAGGCGGACGTTTTCGACCCTGCCAGTGGACGATGACGCTCCAGACGAAGGAAACGAATCAGGCAAGGCTGGAAAGTGCGAGGTCGGATCGCCCAAGGAGACAACCCCGCAAACGCCGCTCCCGGAGGATCAGGAATTCGGCTTGGGCTTGGTGACCGGCGTTTTTGGTCGGCTGGACGAGATCGACGCTGTGATCCGGCGTTTTTCCAAGCACTGGAAGATCGAACGGATCGCCAAGGCCGAACTGAGCATTCTCCGGTTGGGCGTCTACGAATTGCTGTACGAGCCGGATATTCCATTACGGGTGAGCATCAACGAGGCCGTGGAGTTGAGCAAGGAGTTCGCGGATGATAATTCCTTTCCCTTCGTGAACGGCATTCTCGACGCCGTGGCCAGGGCGGTGAGCCATGGTGAGTTTGGGATTCGTAAGCAGTTCTGA
- a CDS encoding riboflavin synthase: MFTGLIQGPGKVLSVTGRQGEGSGNRETRLEIGPETPIRDYVRGESIAVNGVCLTVETFAPDRFSVFASAETLRLTNLGGLRTGMRVNLERALALGDRLGGHLVSGHVDCLARVGETRQAGQSRWFRLLYPEEFSPLVVTKGSVTLDGISLTVNQCGEGFLEVNIIPETWQNTTISEWRLGRDVNMETDLIGKYVQRMLGPWAGRSSRPSGASMTGGGGISEAFLREHGF, translated from the coding sequence ATGTTCACCGGCCTGATTCAGGGACCAGGCAAAGTCCTCAGCGTCACGGGTCGCCAAGGCGAAGGAAGCGGCAACCGGGAAACCCGCCTGGAGATTGGGCCGGAAACCCCGATCCGGGACTACGTTCGCGGAGAGAGCATCGCGGTCAACGGCGTCTGCCTGACCGTGGAGACCTTCGCCCCGGACCGGTTTTCCGTGTTCGCCTCGGCCGAGACCCTGCGGCTGACGAACCTGGGCGGCCTAAGGACCGGGATGCGGGTCAACCTGGAACGGGCCCTGGCCCTGGGGGACCGGCTGGGCGGACACCTGGTCAGCGGCCACGTGGACTGTCTGGCACGGGTCGGGGAAACGCGCCAAGCAGGCCAGTCCCGTTGGTTTCGGCTGCTGTATCCCGAGGAATTTTCTCCTTTGGTGGTGACCAAGGGCTCAGTGACCCTGGACGGGATCAGCCTGACGGTGAACCAGTGCGGCGAAGGTTTTTTGGAAGTGAACATCATCCCGGAAACTTGGCAAAACACGACCATTTCCGAATGGCGGCTAGGCCGGGACGTGAATATGGAAACCGACCTGATCGGTAAATACGTGCAGCGCATGCTGGGCCCTTGGGCCGGAAGGTCGTCGCGTCCCTCAGGGGCGTCCATGACTGGAGGCGGCGGGATCAGCGAGGCGTTTTTACGCGAACACGGCTTTTAA